A DNA window from Aureibaculum sp. 2308TA14-22 contains the following coding sequences:
- the radC gene encoding RadC family protein: protein MNSEQKPSSIKSWKEDDRPREKLLIKGRDSLSDAELVAILIGSGNRQESAVDLSKRILTYANNNLNELGKLSVNDLMQFKGIGEAKAITIITALELGRRRRLEEALVKPKISSSKAVFEIMQPIIGDIQHEEFWLLYLNNSNKIIYKNKLSSGGITGTLVDVRMLFKKALEISAVAVILSHNHPSGNLKPSKADIDLTKKIQEAGKTLDIKVLDHLIITEKDYFSFADSNLM, encoded by the coding sequence ATGAACAGCGAACAAAAACCATCGTCGATTAAAAGTTGGAAAGAAGACGACAGGCCAAGGGAAAAACTATTGATTAAGGGTAGGGATTCATTATCTGATGCTGAATTGGTCGCTATATTAATAGGTTCAGGAAACAGGCAAGAGAGTGCGGTTGATCTTTCCAAACGCATATTGACCTACGCAAACAATAATTTGAACGAACTAGGAAAATTGTCCGTAAACGACCTAATGCAATTTAAGGGAATTGGAGAGGCTAAAGCCATAACGATCATTACGGCACTGGAGCTTGGACGAAGACGAAGGCTGGAAGAAGCCTTGGTAAAACCAAAAATTTCTAGTAGTAAAGCGGTTTTTGAAATTATGCAACCTATCATTGGAGATATACAACACGAAGAATTTTGGTTGCTCTATTTGAACAATTCCAATAAAATAATCTATAAAAACAAATTGAGCAGCGGTGGTATAACGGGAACTTTGGTAGATGTAAGAATGTTATTTAAAAAAGCGTTGGAAATATCTGCTGTTGCCGTAATTCTGAGCCATAACCATCCATCTGGTAATTTAAAACCTAGCAAAGCTGACATTGACTTAACAAAGAAAATACAAGAAGCAGGTAAAACTTTAGATATAAAAGTGCTAGATCATTTAATAATAACCGAAAAAGATTACTTTAGCTTTGCAGATAGTAATTTGATGTGA
- a CDS encoding TrkH family potassium uptake protein — translation MKNLNIKIIFQMMGFLLIFNGLFMLVSAVISYFYKDGATQGIFFAGIITILAGVISRFTTKNFKKKINKQEGYIIVTLGWVLMSLSGSLPYLFSESIPSFTNAFFETISGYTTTGASILDDIESMPEGILFWRSTTHWIGGMGIIVLTIAVLPLLGIGGMQLFAAEAPGPSADKLHPRITDTAKRLWYIYLGLTVAEAVLLKFAGMSVFDAANHAMSTLSTGGFSTKNASIAHWNDQPIIQYIITIFMIIAGTNFVLSYFAFTGKIKNIIRDEEFKTYMFNVIGIGLIVGLIVYFRADVSKVATETQLIAHPMVNGELESAFRHAFFQVAAIITTTGFVTADFTVWTPFLTTLFFILMFFGASAGSTSGGVKFVRHIIMIKNGIIEFKRSMHPSAIIPVRYNGKTVSQDIVFNIMAFFILYLILFALGAIVFGIMGLDFVTALGGSASSLGNVGPAFGQLSPVSNFNVLPTAGKWWSAFLMLLGRLELFTVLILFTPYFWKTGKF, via the coding sequence ATGAAAAATTTAAACATAAAAATCATTTTTCAAATGATGGGGTTTCTCCTCATTTTTAATGGGCTTTTTATGTTGGTTTCAGCTGTTATAAGTTATTTCTATAAGGATGGAGCTACCCAAGGGATATTCTTTGCAGGTATAATCACAATATTGGCCGGTGTAATTTCTAGGTTTACCACCAAAAATTTCAAGAAAAAAATCAACAAGCAAGAGGGCTATATTATTGTTACTTTAGGTTGGGTTTTAATGTCACTTTCTGGCTCTTTGCCATATCTTTTTTCGGAATCCATTCCCTCATTTACCAATGCTTTTTTTGAAACAATTTCTGGCTATACTACAACAGGTGCTTCCATTTTAGATGATATAGAAAGTATGCCCGAAGGAATACTTTTTTGGAGAAGTACGACTCATTGGATTGGAGGTATGGGTATTATCGTATTGACCATTGCCGTTTTACCTTTATTGGGTATAGGTGGAATGCAACTTTTTGCAGCTGAAGCCCCTGGGCCTTCAGCTGACAAACTACATCCTAGAATTACTGACACCGCAAAACGGTTATGGTATATCTACTTAGGACTTACGGTTGCTGAAGCAGTACTATTAAAATTTGCAGGCATGAGTGTTTTTGATGCAGCTAATCATGCTATGAGTACGTTATCAACTGGAGGGTTTTCTACCAAAAATGCCAGTATTGCTCACTGGAACGATCAACCGATTATACAATACATAATAACTATTTTTATGATTATTGCAGGTACAAATTTTGTATTGAGTTATTTTGCATTTACGGGAAAAATAAAAAATATAATAAGAGACGAAGAATTTAAAACCTATATGTTTAACGTTATAGGAATAGGGCTTATAGTTGGTTTGATAGTTTATTTTAGAGCAGACGTATCCAAAGTTGCTACTGAAACCCAATTGATTGCTCACCCTATGGTTAATGGCGAGCTGGAAAGTGCTTTTAGACATGCTTTCTTTCAAGTAGCTGCTATTATTACCACTACAGGTTTCGTTACGGCAGATTTTACGGTTTGGACTCCCTTTTTAACTACGTTGTTTTTTATATTAATGTTTTTTGGAGCTTCTGCTGGTTCAACATCTGGTGGTGTTAAATTCGTTCGGCACATCATAATGATTAAAAATGGCATAATAGAGTTTAAGCGTTCTATGCACCCAAGTGCTATTATACCAGTTCGTTACAATGGTAAAACTGTATCGCAAGATATTGTTTTCAATATCATGGCCTTTTTTATTTTATACCTTATTTTATTTGCACTTGGTGCGATAGTGTTCGGTATTATGGGGCTAGATTTTGTTACTGCACTTGGTGGTTCTGCATCTTCCTTAGGTAATGTAGGCCCTGCATTTGGTCAATTGAGTCCTGTCAGCAATTTTAACGTTTTACCTACAGCTGGTAAATGGTGGTCTGCATTTTTAATGCTATTAGGAAGACTTGAATTATTTACAGTATTGATTTTATTTACTCCGTACTTTTGGAAAACAGGTAAGTTTTAA
- the trkA gene encoding Trk system potassium transporter TrkA, with protein MRIIIAGAGEVGFHLAKLLSFEAHDITLIDEKRDRLNYADLRLDIKVLKGNATSIRILKQADVKHTDLVIAVTSNETVNITISVLAKRLGAKQTIARVSNSEFIDNKNEINFSEFGIDELISTEELATSEIKMLLNQAAFNHMHEFEDGQLSLLGIILSKTAPFVGMSVKEAAATFPEVHFMPITIQKNNSNSSIIPRGDTVFKSGDLAFFITVKKGVNDLYKLTGKTKEPVKNVMILGGSSVGRRTAKQLCHQHLNVKIIEKNKDRALELADRLPNALVVHGDGRDVELLQEESIKNMDVFIGATDSSEANIMSCLIAKSKGVKKTIALAEIVDYSKLSHSIGIHSIINKKLLAANSIFKHVRKGDVLEIATLNNLDVEIMEFRVRKGSKITTKIIRDLNFPREATIGGVIRDGVGMIALGDFQIQANDKVVVSCLSDILSKVEKFFA; from the coding sequence ATGAGAATTATTATTGCAGGGGCTGGGGAAGTTGGATTTCATTTGGCTAAGTTACTTTCTTTCGAGGCTCATGATATTACACTTATCGATGAAAAAAGGGATCGATTAAATTATGCCGATCTACGTTTGGACATAAAGGTTCTTAAAGGGAATGCCACATCAATTAGAATTCTAAAACAAGCCGATGTAAAACATACGGACCTAGTTATTGCGGTAACTTCAAATGAAACCGTAAACATAACCATAAGTGTACTTGCCAAAAGGTTAGGTGCCAAACAAACTATTGCCAGGGTAAGCAATTCTGAATTTATAGATAACAAAAATGAAATCAATTTTTCTGAATTTGGTATTGATGAACTGATTTCCACCGAAGAATTGGCTACTTCAGAAATAAAAATGTTATTGAATCAGGCAGCTTTTAACCACATGCACGAGTTTGAAGATGGTCAATTAAGTTTGTTGGGCATTATATTATCTAAAACTGCACCCTTTGTGGGCATGTCGGTTAAAGAAGCGGCGGCAACCTTTCCCGAGGTTCATTTTATGCCAATTACCATACAAAAAAATAATTCGAATTCAAGTATTATTCCTAGGGGCGATACCGTATTTAAAAGTGGGGACCTTGCATTTTTCATAACGGTTAAAAAGGGTGTAAACGATCTGTACAAACTGACCGGAAAAACCAAAGAACCTGTAAAAAACGTTATGATTTTAGGCGGTAGTTCGGTTGGGAGAAGAACAGCAAAACAGCTATGCCACCAACACTTAAACGTAAAAATAATTGAAAAAAATAAAGACAGAGCATTAGAATTAGCCGACAGGTTACCAAATGCGTTAGTTGTGCACGGCGATGGTAGGGACGTTGAACTACTTCAAGAGGAAAGCATAAAAAACATGGATGTTTTCATTGGAGCAACTGATAGTTCAGAGGCAAATATTATGTCATGTCTCATCGCCAAATCAAAAGGAGTAAAGAAAACTATTGCATTGGCCGAAATTGTAGATTATTCTAAATTGTCGCACTCCATTGGCATACATAGTATTATCAACAAAAAATTATTGGCAGCAAACAGTATTTTCAAACATGTAAGAAAAGGGGATGTACTCGAAATTGCCACACTGAACAATCTTGATGTGGAAATTATGGAATTTAGGGTACGCAAAGGCTCTAAAATTACCACTAAGATCATACGTGATTTAAATTTTCCGAGAGAAGCCACTATTGGCGGTGTAATTAGAGACGGGGTTGGAATGATCGCTTTAGGTGATTTTCAAATTCAAGCCAATGACAAGGTGGTTGTTAGCTGTCTGTCCGATATTCTTAGCAAGGTCGAAAAGTTTTTCGCTTAA
- a CDS encoding polysaccharide deacetylase family protein, which yields MLLVFSKKITPRLTYTFKHFFTRILQIKVDFTTKVEDFIAHEGPKLTYGKQPLGNEIFIRSTDLLFEQGINDVEIKLGNWDGVECFFQTRQEATVQFDIFAATFYLLSRYEEYLPHLRDEHERYPAEESLAFKHQFLHKPLIDIWAYKFKEIIKDKYPTTKLERRNFEFISTIDVDLAYCFKHKGLIRSFAGYLRDLSKFRILDLWYRAMVILGFKKDPFDTFDELISLQKQYGIKTVFFFSVGDYTTFDKNTSSRNSSYRSLIKSVADYANVGLHPSYFTSKDENKLKKEKSRLEAIVNRPIEKSRQHYLRFYLPETYQNLINLEVKEDYTMGYAAHYGFRASTCTPFYFYDLEFEIQTPLKVYPFAVMDGTLKDYLKLPNKKSFEIIIDLAKQVKKVDGTFITLFHNDTLSNRYRWRRWRKIYIDMFKKLSPIT from the coding sequence ATGCTACTAGTTTTTTCTAAAAAAATAACACCGAGATTAACATATACCTTTAAGCACTTTTTTACGAGAATTTTACAGATTAAAGTAGATTTTACAACTAAAGTTGAAGATTTTATTGCCCATGAGGGACCAAAACTTACCTATGGAAAACAGCCGCTGGGAAATGAAATATTTATCAGAAGTACTGATTTGTTATTTGAGCAAGGTATTAATGATGTAGAAATTAAATTAGGAAATTGGGACGGAGTTGAGTGTTTTTTTCAAACCAGACAAGAGGCTACAGTACAATTTGATATTTTTGCGGCAACCTTTTATTTATTAAGTAGATACGAAGAATATTTACCACATCTCCGAGATGAACACGAGCGTTATCCAGCAGAAGAAAGTTTAGCGTTCAAACATCAATTTTTGCACAAGCCTCTGATAGATATTTGGGCGTATAAGTTTAAAGAAATAATAAAGGACAAATACCCAACAACCAAGCTAGAGAGAAGAAATTTTGAATTTATTTCAACCATTGATGTTGACTTGGCCTATTGCTTTAAGCATAAAGGGCTCATAAGGTCGTTTGCAGGTTATTTAAGGGATTTATCGAAATTTAGGATATTGGATTTGTGGTATAGGGCCATGGTGATTTTAGGGTTCAAAAAAGATCCGTTCGACACTTTTGATGAATTGATAAGTTTGCAAAAACAATATGGTATTAAAACGGTTTTTTTCTTTTCGGTTGGAGACTATACCACCTTTGATAAAAATACGTCTTCAAGAAATTCGAGCTACCGATCATTGATAAAATCGGTAGCGGATTATGCCAATGTTGGTTTGCACCCTTCTTATTTTACATCTAAAGATGAAAATAAATTGAAAAAAGAAAAGTCGCGATTAGAGGCAATAGTAAATAGACCGATTGAAAAATCAAGGCAACATTATTTGCGGTTTTATTTGCCCGAAACCTATCAGAATTTAATAAATCTAGAGGTAAAGGAAGACTATACCATGGGCTATGCTGCCCATTACGGGTTTAGGGCTAGTACGTGTACACCCTTTTATTTTTATGATTTAGAATTTGAAATACAGACCCCGTTAAAAGTATATCCATTTGCGGTTATGGATGGTACTTTAAAAGATTACTTAAAACTACCGAACAAAAAATCATTCGAAATAATTATAGATTTAGCAAAGCAGGTTAAGAAAGTTGATGGTACTTTTATAACCCTTTTTCATAACGACACCTTAAGCAATAGATACCG